DNA from Branchiostoma lanceolatum isolate klBraLanc5 chromosome 6, klBraLanc5.hap2, whole genome shotgun sequence:
acaggatcccaggCAGATActggggctcaagcagatacggtccccagccaaagaacctggacccgataagttgaaaaatggctggtgggaaggactgcaacggaggctagctaaagccccctgtcacacctgtgcgtatatagaagcccgcatgagttttaacatgtttttggtttaggttaagtttgcagccgaagaagtaatttcttaggTAAGATAACTATGCTGCACAACGGCGTgtaaaagtagaaaacaactgtCTCCCGCATActttacttaaacaaaaaaaatgttactgcgcaactcacgcgcacttgaatatactcaaaagtgtgacagggcccgaCTAAGACACCGCCTCACGGGGTAGAACGCGTGAGGAGCCGTGTCTTTTTAGCggagtgaacattttctatatgAGTGCTGCGCTCCCCTATACTCAAGTCGACAATAAGCTATATATCAAATAAAAGCTATGGTTTCTAAAAATCAGCTCACTACTTTTCACGATGATTCACGAAATCTACGTGCTAACAACGCCGTTACACTTTTGACCGCGAAGTTCCATGATTGCACGGAGAGCGACCGTGCGCGCAGGTAGAACGCGCTTCGGTGCGGCGTCTTCATAACGTAGTGAACATTTTCAGTATTCTACGTCGTGTAATTAACAATTTAAATCAACATCAAACTACGTACCAATGGAAAGCTAAAGTTTGAGAGAATCAgcagacaaatcttaagagggtTAGTGAATTTGTGATGCTTACGACACCGTGACAAAGATGAACATCAAGTCCCGTTGTTTTTGCTCCGCCGACGCGTTCCATTTGTGTTCGGAACGCGCGAGGCGCCGCGTCTTGTTTTTTAAAATAGTTAACATTTTCTATACGAGTGCTGTGCTCCCCTGTGTTCAAGTCGACAATaaattatatatcaaatgaaaggtaaggtttCTAAAAATCAGCATAGAGTTTGTCAAGAATATTTATGAACACtaaatgtttgcaaaaagccAACAAAAATAGCGTAAAATACGCAATGTTGAGTGGACAATGTCTTGCAGTATTTCTCAATCAACACCAATAACTTGGCCATCGTTGGACGCAGCAAAGCTTGTTCTTTAGGTATGCCAAATTTTATAGACCTGCAGTCAACCAACTGTCTGCTATGAGTGTTCAAGTAGAGCCTAATAGAGGGTATTTTCACGGGAGAGGCGCGTTACGTCGTTTTAGCGTTTTAACAAAATAAGCGTGTTCTAGAGCATTGGCCCTTCGACTAGACAGGTCCGAGCTGTTCGCGTCCAGGCCACCAAACTACCTGTTTGATGAGATGTCCGGTTCCAGAACAGGTTAAGTTCTACTTTAATAGTGTTCACTATATACTTTTTCTGACTAAAGTCGTACGACAGGTATACAACAGAAATTCGGACATTCTAAGGATAGTTGTGGGTTCGTCGTCAGCTGTCTGGTGACAGAAAGGGTCATTGTCGTCGGCCGGTTCTACAATAGTCATAGAAATCGTGCGACGTTATAACGTTACCTTGTGATCTGCGTACCTTACTCTCTCGCTGAATGAATCAACACGGTGTCATCTCAGCAGCATGTATTCAAATGCATGCAAAACctgatatgtatatattattgAATTACATCTTGGTGCTGTtaagacattttctttgttcCTAGATCCTGTAGAAATAGTTGTTGCACGTTGGGGGACCGGATTCAGACAGAGGAAGAGGTTTGCCACCACCGCCCTGAAGACCCTGGGCATGAAGGTCGGACGTGGCAACATTGAGGAGAAAATCCGAGAGGAAGCGGACTGTCTCCGCCACAGGGTAAGATGAGACCAAGGATGAACCTTGAAGGGTGCTGAATTTTTCAGCTCGAATATCTTTTGTGAAAACGATTTGTGTGATAGTATTTTCATGATTACTATGACGATAAGTTTTATCCTTAATCACATATTTTTCTCTTCTGGCCATCAGTATTTCTTGATGAATTGTTATATATAGATTATGCAGCTCATGATGGTATTTAGTCTGTATTGAGGAATTGTTTTCATAATGGTCATAATTCCTTTGTTTTGAGAACAAAAATGGCGGTAGTACTACGAACTCTTTGGGTCGTAATGTGTCTGCCCATCACATGATCATTTCCGCCAGTCCGGCCTATCTGTGGCGGTAGTATGCGGTCTACGAACTCTTTGGGTCTTAATACGTCTGCCCAGCTCATTATTATTTCCGTCTGAACAAAACTCATTTCTATTTAGATTGCAGAATACGAGGGACTTCCGTTTGACATCGCTCATGACGTCTTTGTGGGGGTTGCAAACATCATCTGCTCCATGGTGTTCGGGAAGCGCTACGACTACAAGGATGAAACGTTCCGAGAACTGTCGGAGGCAGTCGTCACCGTAATGTTTGAACTCGGAGCTGGGCAGATCATCAGCGTCTTCCCTTTGTTACGGTTTGTTCCTGTCGGTAGGTAGAATCGCCCTTTGCACAACATTTTCTACAGTTCCGTGAATAAATTGGTAGAGCATAAGAAGTTGAGATTATGATAAACAAGCTATTGAAAATATACCTGACCGGTGTTTCGGTAACCTCTCAGCTACCCGGTTTATTTTctaaacctgttctgtttttgctggCAAGGATgagggccgccatgttggatgtggccatttttgtcacatttcagaaaacatacttgcagcaacgccaccatgcggcaaGGAGAAGTAGAGTCCATTCAGGGGATGGTGAAGGTTGCTGAGATGTTACTGAAACGTCTATAGCGACTTCGCcacaacagaaaaacactttGAAGTTACGTGTGATTATTCACACACATGTTTTTCAGTGAATAGATCCGCCAACAATGCGTTGGAAGAGCTCCTCAAGATCCAAAATGTGTTAAGAGAGGAGATATCTCGCCATCGGGAACACTTCGATTGCGAGAACCCACGAGACTTCATCGACTACTGCCTGCTGGAGCAGGACAAGTCTGGCGGTCTGACGGACGAGAACGTCCTGTTCATGGCCCAGGACCTTTTCTTCGCGGGAACAGACACAACCACCAACACACTGCTGTGGAGTCTACTCTATATGACTTTGAACCCCGACATCCAAAATAAGGTACTTGTCATCAATTTTGCTTCTTCAAAACGTTACAGTATTTGCCCTTGTCAGACTCAGGGCGGAACAAAGATCGCAAGATACTCTGCGTTTTTCTTCCGGCGACTTTGAAGAAGACTTAAGATGTCTTTAATCGTGACATCGGTGTAATTTCATCCGAACAGGTGCAAGAGGAGCTTGATGCCGTTGTCGGTGAGGGTCTGCCCACCCTGTCCCACCGTTCCCAGCTGCCCTACCTGAATGCCTGTCTGCTGGAGGCCATGAGGATCCGCCATATTTCACCTCTTGCCATTCCCCATGCCACCACAGAGACGGTCAAAGTGCAGGGATATGACGTTCTTAAGGGAACCCAGGTATTGCTACTTTTCATAAGGTTAAATTCTCTTGACAACATGACTGAGAGTTGACTACTTCACGCGGTAACCGTCTTATTCAGAGTGAAGATCTGCCGAGATATTATTCTTGACATGTTATGTTTACAACATGCATAAATAATGCACATGAACGCAATTTCTATTTTGGTTTATCCAGGTACTTCTGAACCTGTACTCTGTCCACATGGACCCCGCCTACTGGCATGATCCGCACCGGTTTGACCCCGAAAGGTTTCTGGACGCGGAAGGGAACGTCATCAACAAGCCCGAGTCTTTCCTGCCTTTTAGTGGAGGTAAGATTTAGAGATACCATTATGTGATCACTATAATGATGACATACTTTCTATTCTACGCTTGGATGATCTTACTACTGGGCATTTCTTATTTCTAGGCCGACGTGTGTGTCTTGGTGAGCAGCTGGCTAGGATGGAACTTTACCTGTTCTTCTCGACCCTGCTTCAGTCGTTCACCTTCAAGACACCAGAGGGCGCTTCTCCTCCAAGCACTGACGCTGTCTTTGGAATAACAACCAGGCCGCATCCGTTCAAGCTCTGTGTGATACCGCGTTAGTCTATGCCGAATTCGCCatatgacagttactcaagcaactggataaaaagtgtacaaatcttatccagatgctttagtaactgtcatttgacgtatcttattacctggatatcttacaaccttcatcaatgttttattcataattgtCAGAGCCAGGAGTCATTTAATCTTAATGAAAGAATTGCTCGTCTTGAGAATCGTTTCGTCTTTAGGAATAAAGTGACAGTTTTAGCTATGTTTCATCTGCTTCATATGATATCAGTCCACGACCATTAACCATGTTCCACACGGCATAGTTCATGAAGTATCATTTTGGGATAATTTCCACAGAACTTGGTCTATTTAGCCCCCATTATAAGACAGATCATCAAAAAATTGGctaaagatacaaaacaaatgttgcattttgtacactacatacatgtaggtgtatctCAAGTCGTCACCTCATTCACTGTTTGAAGGATACTCTGATGTTCAACTAGGACAGTACTTCC
Protein-coding regions in this window:
- the LOC136436659 gene encoding cytochrome P450 2U1-like; translated protein: MSGSRTDPVEIVVARWGTGFRQRKRFATTALKTLGMKVGRGNIEEKIREEADCLRHRIAEYEGLPFDIAHDVFVGVANIICSMVFGKRYDYKDETFRELSEAVVTVMFELGAGQIISVFPLLRFVPVVNRSANNALEELLKIQNVLREEISRHREHFDCENPRDFIDYCLLEQDKSGGLTDENVLFMAQDLFFAGTDTTTNTLLWSLLYMTLNPDIQNKVQEELDAVVGEGLPTLSHRSQLPYLNACLLEAMRIRHISPLAIPHATTETVKVQGYDVLKGTQVLLNLYSVHMDPAYWHDPHRFDPERFLDAEGNVINKPESFLPFSGGRRVCLGEQLARMELYLFFSTLLQSFTFKTPEGASPPSTDAVFGITTRPHPFKLCVIPR